A single genomic interval of Bos javanicus breed banteng chromosome 26, ARS-OSU_banteng_1.0, whole genome shotgun sequence harbors:
- the LOC133239069 gene encoding F-box only protein 27-like translates to MQAAAGPGEETMGASTSWGLLSRIPAPHREAQEAPSLNQLPIEMLRKVLSYLPPSTLLWHCRPVCQHWRDLVDGWDLWRSILPWKHPDLWPVILICLPPADNPRPCILGRFCELRPIGHKLTANTPSKDLWNCMMLNGSNGSEEEEDLGVRLKTSGETSYSLAYRCWYKGEISDMEEEGLCRELLDSGKIWISVCHCWTEQQGSDQMYQVVFKLLDANYAISHYFFHKRFSIRPRTGSFSFRIMHAFTSIKKGVHFVLFDHSVKGYDSWPEQCGVCRPQFSVIIQIHP, encoded by the coding sequence ATGCAGGCGGCAGCGGGGCCTGGTGAGGAAACCATGGGCGCCTCAACCTCCTGGGGCCTGCTCTCCCGCATCCCAGCTCCGCACCGCGAAGCACAGGAGGCTCCGAGCCTGAACCAACTGCCCATCGAGATGCTCCGGAAGGTGCTGAGCTACCTGCCTCCAAGCACGCTGCTCTGGCACTGCCGCCCGGTGTGCCAGCACTGGCGAGACCTGGTGGATGGCTGGGACCTATGGCGGAGCATCCTGCCCTGGAAACACCCCGACCTGTGGCCTGTCATCCTCATCTGCCTGCCCCCTGCTGACAACCCCAGGCCCTGCATCCTGGGCCGCTTCTGCGAGCTCAGACCCATAGGACACAAGCTCACCGCGAACACCCCGAGCAAAGACCTCTGGAACTGTATGATGCTGAACGGTAGCAATGGCTCGGAGGAAGAGGAAGACTTGGGTGTCAGACTGAAGACTTCTGGGGAGACGAGCTACAGTCTTGCCTACAGGTGTTGGTACAAGGGAGAAATTTCGGACATGGAGGAGGAGGGTCTGTGTCGGGAACTCCTGGATAGTGGAAAGATTTGGATTTCTGTCTGTCACTGCTGGACAGAACAACAAGGCAGTGATCAGATGTATCAGGTAGTCTTCAAGCTTCTAGATGCCAACTATGCCATCTCGCATTATTTCTTCCATAAACGTTTTTCCATCCGGCCACGGACAGGCAGTTTCTCCTTTCGGATCATGCATGCATTCACCAGCATCAAGAAGGGCGTCCACTTTGTGTTGTTTGACCACAGTGTCAAGGGGTACGATTCATGGCCTGAGCAGTGTGGAGTCTGCAGGCCCCAATTCAGTGTCATCATACAGATCCATCCCTAG